In the Sediminibacter sp. Hel_I_10 genome, one interval contains:
- a CDS encoding chloride channel protein yields the protein MPKKPIFKRFLIWRAKHVSQKQFVYLLSIVVGFTSGVGAVVLKNATHFIQHLLENRLVQYYQQAFYFVFPIIGFTLVYLIMKYVIRQKVSHGIPSTLFAIAKRKGLMPRYQMFGSILTAPITVGFGGSVGLEGPTVATGAALGSNISRLFHMNQSTRNLLVSCAAAGAMSSIFKAPIAAIIFAIEVFSLDLTIASMLPLLLASLSAILTSYFFFGSDVLLPFEVVDEFKASDAPFYAILGVVAAMVSIYFTEIYDRIQKIFDKIDSPFKRVAIGGISIGILVYLIPPLYGEGFEVINNLVAGNPEKALQNNFLDMDLSNVWIVVALLVGLVFFKIIASALTFGAGGVGGIFAPVLFMGSIMGNCIAKIINLSGLVTNQVSESNFTLVGMAGLLAGVLQAPLTAIFLIAELTGGYDLFIPLMITSALAFSVTKHFVPHSVYTMELGRKGDLITHNKDHAVLTLMNIDSVIETNFKKVSSTMNLGEIVHDAVTKSSRNIFPVISEKTGKLEGIILLDDIRSIMFDQTLYKEVKASDVMHSPPAVIDLEKDKMTVIMKKFQDSNAWNLPVVKDGIYIGFISKSKLLTAYRRKLIALTH from the coding sequence ATGCCTAAAAAACCAATATTCAAACGCTTTTTAATATGGAGGGCTAAGCATGTCTCACAAAAGCAGTTTGTGTACTTGTTGAGTATAGTGGTAGGATTTACTTCTGGAGTTGGGGCTGTAGTTTTAAAAAATGCAACACACTTTATTCAGCACCTTTTAGAAAATAGACTGGTGCAATATTACCAGCAGGCCTTTTATTTTGTATTTCCTATTATTGGTTTCACTCTGGTCTATTTGATCATGAAATACGTGATCAGGCAAAAAGTGAGTCACGGTATTCCTTCTACGCTTTTCGCTATTGCCAAACGCAAAGGTCTTATGCCCCGTTATCAAATGTTCGGTTCTATATTAACCGCTCCAATTACAGTTGGTTTTGGAGGTTCGGTTGGTTTGGAGGGGCCAACTGTAGCAACAGGTGCCGCATTAGGTTCTAATATATCGAGATTGTTTCACATGAATCAATCTACACGTAACTTATTGGTGAGCTGTGCTGCGGCAGGCGCTATGTCTTCTATTTTTAAAGCGCCTATTGCTGCTATTATTTTTGCAATTGAAGTGTTTAGTCTAGATCTCACTATTGCTTCAATGCTTCCCTTATTGCTTGCATCCCTATCGGCAATACTAACATCCTACTTCTTTTTTGGGAGCGACGTTCTTTTGCCCTTCGAAGTAGTCGATGAGTTTAAGGCTTCAGATGCCCCTTTTTATGCTATTTTGGGTGTAGTGGCTGCTATGGTTTCTATTTATTTTACTGAAATTTATGATAGAATCCAGAAGATTTTTGATAAGATCGACTCGCCTTTTAAACGTGTCGCTATCGGCGGCATTTCTATTGGTATTTTGGTTTATTTGATTCCCCCGCTATACGGTGAAGGTTTTGAAGTGATAAATAATCTCGTCGCAGGAAATCCTGAAAAGGCCTTGCAAAACAATTTTCTAGATATGGATCTTTCCAACGTTTGGATTGTTGTTGCCTTACTTGTTGGGTTGGTGTTTTTTAAAATTATAGCCAGCGCACTTACTTTTGGTGCTGGTGGTGTTGGAGGTATTTTTGCCCCAGTACTTTTTATGGGAAGCATTATGGGCAACTGTATTGCAAAAATTATTAATCTTAGTGGTTTGGTGACCAATCAAGTTTCTGAAAGTAATTTCACCCTAGTAGGAATGGCAGGTCTGCTCGCAGGAGTACTACAGGCACCGCTAACTGCCATCTTTCTTATAGCAGAACTTACAGGTGGATATGATTTGTTTATCCCCTTAATGATTACCTCTGCCCTAGCCTTTAGTGTGACCAAACATTTTGTACCACATTCTGTTTATACTATGGAATTGGGCCGTAAAGGAGATCTCATCACGCACAATAAAGATCATGCCGTGCTTACCTTAATGAATATTGACTCTGTGATTGAAACCAACTTTAAGAAAGTGAGCTCTACAATGAATTTAGGAGAAATTGTGCATGATGCCGTCACCAAATCTAGCCGAAATATATTTCCCGTAATTTCTGAAAAAACAGGAAAATTAGAAGGCATTATTCTTTTAGATGATATCCGATCCATTATGTTTGACCAAACCCTTTATAAGGAAGTTAAGGCAAGTGACGTCATGCACAGTCCCCCTGCCGTTATAGATCTTGAAAAAGATAAGATGACGGTGATTATGAAAAAATTTCAAGATAGCAATGCCTGGAATCTTCCCGTGGTGAAAGACGGGATCTATATTGGCTTCATTTCCAAATCTAAGCTATTGACCGCCTACCGAAGAAAACTAATTGCATTGACCCATTAA
- a CDS encoding cold-shock protein: MTGTVKFFNDSKGFGFITNEETGKDIFVHVSNLNGVELREGDHVEYSEEEGRKGMVAANVEVL; the protein is encoded by the coding sequence ATGACTGGAACAGTTAAATTTTTTAATGATTCAAAAGGATTTGGATTCATTACCAACGAAGAAACAGGAAAAGACATTTTTGTACATGTATCTAACCTTAACGGTGTAGAATTACGCGAAGGTGATCATGTAGAGTACTCAGAAGAAGAAGGAAGAAAAGGGATGGTTGCCGCTAATGTGGAAGTTCTCTAA
- a CDS encoding protease complex subunit PrcB family protein translates to MKKMVVVLISMVLLQCKSNVNQSNINNLDEMLIAKGNLYGAGAEGIKKQNEIITNTEEWSSLMSKMDTVNKVSEEFSETDIDFSEYSIIAVFDEVRNSGGHGLDLEIIRNSEDIVIEVIYDGPEGNATMVMTQPFYIAKIKKQDLPITFK, encoded by the coding sequence ATGAAAAAAATGGTTGTAGTCTTAATTTCTATGGTTTTACTGCAATGTAAATCAAATGTAAATCAATCAAACATTAATAATTTAGATGAGATGCTTATCGCTAAGGGAAATCTTTACGGTGCGGGAGCCGAAGGAATAAAAAAACAAAATGAAATCATTACCAATACTGAAGAATGGAGCAGCTTAATGTCTAAGATGGATACAGTAAATAAAGTGTCTGAGGAATTTTCTGAAACTGACATTGATTTTTCCGAATATTCCATTATCGCTGTATTCGACGAGGTGAGGAATTCTGGAGGGCATGGCTTAGATCTGGAGATCATAAGAAATTCTGAAGATATAGTAATAGAGGTTATTTATGACGGTCCTGAAGGAAATGCAACTATGGTTATGACACAGCCTTTTTATATTGCTAAAATCAAAAAACAAGACTTGCCAATTACCTTTAAATAG
- a CDS encoding nucleoside deaminase, with translation METPFNDTYFMKRALQEAEIAFDKGEIPVGAVIVVKDRIIARAHNLTELLNDVTAHAEMQAITAAANFLGGKYLTNCTLYVTLEPCQMCAGALYWSQISNIVYGARDEERGCLNLNTVLHPKTMVTGGVLADEASQLLKRFFIQRRNLN, from the coding sequence ATGGAGACACCTTTTAACGATACTTATTTTATGAAAAGGGCCTTGCAAGAGGCCGAAATAGCTTTTGATAAAGGAGAAATACCGGTTGGAGCAGTTATCGTAGTCAAAGACCGGATTATCGCAAGAGCGCACAATTTGACCGAATTGTTAAACGATGTTACAGCTCATGCCGAGATGCAAGCGATTACTGCTGCTGCTAATTTTTTAGGCGGAAAATATTTAACCAACTGTACGCTTTATGTCACCTTGGAACCCTGTCAAATGTGTGCTGGAGCTTTATATTGGAGTCAAATCTCAAATATTGTCTATGGTGCAAGAGATGAAGAACGCGGTTGCTTAAACTTAAATACCGTTTTACATCCCAAAACTATGGTTACTGGAGGTGTTTTAGCTGATGAAGCGTCTCAATTGTTAAAGCGATTTTTTATACAAAGGAGGAATTTAAATTAA
- the dxs gene encoding 1-deoxy-D-xylulose-5-phosphate synthase: MLKILDQINRLEDLRTLSLSQLPKLAKELRDFIINIVATKEGHLGASLGVVELTIALHYVYHTPDDLLVWDVGHQAYGHKILTGRKSIFNTNRQFGGISGFPNRNESIYDTFGVGHSSTSISAALGMAIASQLKGNNRHHVAIIGDASIASGMAFEGLNHAGVTTVDLLVILNDNAIGIDPSVGALKQYLTNVKKGNEKQDNIFEALNFDYSGPIDGHDLPLLISELQRLKSVKGPKFLHVITKKGKGLKQAEEDQVKYHAPGKFDSVTGDLFSKEDKIQPPKFQDVFGHTLVELAQQNKDIVGITPAMPTGSSLKYMMEQIPDRAFDVGIAEQHAVTLAAGMATQGLIPFCNIYSTFLQRAYDQVIHDVALQNLPVIFCLDRAGLVGEDGATHHGVFDLAYLRCIPNLIITAPRNEVELRNIMYTAQLGLGQSIAIRYPRGRGSIIDWKQSFSKIKIGEGVQLQKGSQLAILSVGPIAYAVSEAIEMSEHPDNISHYDMRFIKPLDEKLLHTIFKNHKSIITVEDGVAAGGFGSALLEFASHHHYQLPIKVMGIADVFIEHGSIHELQKLVGLDSENLKKIINQEISLYS, from the coding sequence ATGCTAAAAATATTAGATCAAATAAATCGTCTGGAGGATTTAAGAACATTAAGTCTTAGTCAACTCCCAAAACTCGCCAAAGAGCTCAGGGATTTTATTATCAATATTGTTGCAACAAAAGAAGGTCATTTAGGAGCGAGTCTTGGAGTTGTTGAGCTTACAATTGCTTTACATTATGTATATCATACACCAGACGATTTACTAGTATGGGATGTTGGTCATCAAGCATATGGCCATAAAATACTAACAGGAAGAAAAAGCATATTCAATACCAACAGACAGTTTGGTGGTATTAGCGGTTTCCCTAATCGCAACGAAAGTATTTATGATACGTTTGGCGTAGGACATTCCTCTACATCTATCTCTGCGGCTTTAGGAATGGCCATCGCTTCTCAATTAAAAGGCAATAATAGACACCATGTGGCCATTATTGGCGATGCCTCTATTGCGAGCGGAATGGCTTTTGAAGGGCTCAACCATGCAGGTGTTACAACTGTTGATCTTCTTGTTATCTTAAATGATAATGCCATTGGAATCGACCCGAGTGTTGGAGCGCTTAAGCAATATCTTACCAACGTCAAAAAAGGAAATGAAAAACAAGACAACATCTTCGAAGCCTTGAATTTTGATTACTCAGGCCCTATAGATGGACATGATTTACCTTTACTAATTTCAGAACTGCAACGTTTAAAGTCTGTAAAAGGCCCTAAGTTTTTGCACGTTATCACAAAAAAAGGCAAAGGCTTAAAGCAAGCCGAAGAAGATCAGGTAAAATACCATGCCCCTGGTAAATTTGATTCTGTAACCGGCGATCTTTTTTCGAAGGAAGACAAGATTCAGCCACCAAAATTTCAAGATGTTTTTGGGCATACGCTTGTTGAATTAGCCCAACAAAACAAAGACATCGTAGGGATAACACCGGCAATGCCCACTGGAAGTTCCTTAAAATATATGATGGAACAAATTCCCGATCGTGCTTTTGATGTAGGGATTGCAGAGCAACATGCCGTTACGCTAGCAGCAGGTATGGCAACGCAAGGTTTAATCCCTTTCTGTAACATTTATTCTACATTTTTACAACGTGCTTATGATCAAGTCATTCACGATGTGGCTCTGCAAAATCTGCCTGTTATTTTTTGTTTGGACCGTGCCGGTTTAGTGGGCGAAGATGGTGCAACACACCACGGTGTTTTTGATTTGGCTTATTTACGTTGTATCCCAAACCTCATTATTACCGCACCAAGAAACGAGGTGGAGTTAAGAAATATTATGTATACGGCTCAATTAGGATTAGGTCAATCCATTGCCATTAGATACCCAAGAGGACGAGGCTCTATAATTGATTGGAAACAATCGTTTTCTAAAATTAAAATTGGTGAAGGCGTTCAACTTCAAAAAGGTTCTCAATTGGCTATTTTATCGGTGGGGCCAATTGCTTATGCGGTTTCCGAGGCTATTGAAATGAGTGAACATCCCGATAACATTTCGCACTATGATATGCGTTTTATAAAACCTTTGGACGAAAAATTATTACACACTATTTTTAAAAATCACAAGTCTATTATAACAGTTGAAGATGGAGTCGCTGCTGGAGGCTTCGGAAGTGCTCTATTAGAATTTGCATCACATCATCACTATCAACTACCCATTAAGGTGATGGGTATCGCAGATGTTTTCATAGAACATGGATCTATTCATGAACTACAAAAATTAGTGGGTTTAGATTCTGAAAACCTCAAAAAGATAATCAATCAAGAAATATCGCTCTATTCTTGA
- a CDS encoding deoxyguanosinetriphosphate triphosphohydrolase, which yields MNWEQLLSLKRYGDKNKRLRKEQDETRLGFEVDYDRIIFSSEFRSLQDKTQVIPLSKTDFVHTRLTHSLEVSVVGRSLGRKVGQRVLEKHPQLRDVHGYQINDFGAIVAAAALAHDIGNPPFGHSGEKAIGQFFKTGEGRYFEDQLTKKEYQDLCDFEGNANGFKILTESRRGRNGGLRLSYATLGAFTKYPKESLPKKPSSHIADKKYGFFQSEKDQFEDVANELGLIKRGDGEHSSYCRHPLAYLVEAADDICYTIIDFEDGINLGLIQEEFALEYLINLVRSSIQTKTYNELQNTQDRLSYLRALAINTLINEAVETFMANEDAILAGEFSKALMDCSQYEAQIKDIISLSVSNIYQSDEVVRKEIVGYKIIEELLNNFIKSSFNKFNGETSSYDNLILKLVENHIDAKQKSVYDLLLSICLYVSKMSDSNAMLTYKQLNGSQF from the coding sequence ATGAACTGGGAACAATTACTGTCTTTAAAACGTTATGGTGATAAAAATAAGCGACTTAGAAAAGAACAAGACGAGACGCGATTAGGTTTTGAAGTAGATTACGATCGCATCATTTTTTCTTCGGAATTTAGAAGCTTACAAGATAAGACTCAGGTCATTCCGTTATCTAAAACAGATTTTGTACATACCAGATTGACCCATAGTTTAGAAGTAAGCGTTGTGGGACGTTCTTTAGGTAGAAAGGTGGGACAACGGGTTTTAGAGAAACATCCGCAACTGCGAGATGTACACGGTTACCAGATCAATGATTTTGGAGCAATAGTAGCTGCAGCCGCGCTAGCTCATGATATTGGGAATCCTCCTTTTGGACATTCTGGAGAAAAAGCAATTGGTCAGTTTTTTAAAACAGGAGAGGGGCGGTATTTTGAAGATCAATTGACCAAAAAGGAGTATCAGGATTTATGTGATTTTGAAGGCAATGCCAATGGATTTAAGATTTTAACAGAGAGTCGTCGCGGTCGTAACGGCGGTCTTCGATTGAGCTATGCTACGCTTGGTGCCTTTACAAAATACCCTAAAGAATCCCTTCCGAAGAAACCCTCATCTCATATTGCAGATAAAAAGTACGGCTTTTTTCAAAGTGAGAAAGATCAATTTGAAGATGTGGCTAATGAGTTAGGGCTTATCAAAAGAGGAGATGGTGAGCACTCCAGTTATTGTCGTCACCCCTTAGCTTATTTGGTAGAAGCTGCAGATGATATTTGCTACACCATAATCGATTTTGAAGACGGGATTAATCTAGGGTTAATCCAAGAAGAGTTTGCATTGGAGTATCTTATTAATTTAGTGAGATCATCCATACAAACAAAAACCTATAATGAACTGCAAAATACCCAAGATAGACTAAGCTACCTCAGGGCTTTAGCCATAAATACACTTATTAACGAAGCGGTAGAGACCTTCATGGCAAATGAGGATGCTATTTTAGCGGGAGAGTTCTCAAAGGCACTTATGGATTGTAGCCAATATGAAGCGCAAATCAAGGATATTATTAGTTTGAGTGTTTCTAATATTTATCAATCGGATGAAGTGGTGCGTAAGGAAATTGTAGGTTATAAAATTATTGAGGAACTTTTAAATAATTTCATTAAATCGTCATTTAATAAGTTTAATGGTGAAACCTCGAGCTATGATAATCTCATTTTAAAATTAGTGGAGAACCATATAGATGCCAAGCAAAAAAGTGTTTATGATTTGCTATTATCAATTTGCTTATATGTCTCTAAGATGTCAGATAGTAATGCGATGCTCACTTACAAGCAATTAAATGGAAGTCAATTTTAA
- a CDS encoding TonB-dependent receptor, whose protein sequence is MKTLYLIFALLITSVTLAQNEGSIVGKLTDKEYNDEPLAFANVLIKGTTTGTTSDFDGLYTFEKLDPGSYTLVFSFVGYETQEITVDVVAGKVTEVNVPMGANSSLDEIIITTTTRKESQAALLLDQKKATEIKQSIGAIELAQKGVSNAAGAIAKISGVSKQEGSSNVYVRGLGDRYQNTTLNGLSLPSNDINKKNINLDLFTTDIIENVSISKAYSSRFYGDFSAGNVDITSKDYKGNGFFDFGVGSSINTNAVDKSFVKSEGTSYFGYYNRYDNNPFAVVLSHGVDPVEGGTPIGVDYGGSFGKSFDLGENSRLSFYGTGSFSNGYQYRRGLTRDYTNVEKKSFGDSEEYEYTTQTTGMATVNYKIDSSNSLKFNSLFINSSSDKVGYFGIDGQGRNRDGIVSTDEGFYQMNVQFNQNLIYVNQLTGNHKFDDLEVDWGIGANVVNAHEPDRKRISLENYDTLFDNDPNTNPTFYSNVDFDNQRYFQNIKDEELNGRINLAYTPTEKIKLNFGYNGRNKERDFDNSRYGYDILSSASQVEDVNNFNNFFSLNNLQINPSGQGLYEIKVFRPIPTSADGNQTLGNTNRPGLKENTYKGKLDVYAGYFNTELKAGEKWLFVPGIRVESFTQEINYDVINQGNSGIGSRSFSDVVYLPSLNIKYALNEDQNLRFTASKTMSLPEFKEVAPFVYEGVSQRIGGNPDVLGYSKIYNLDLKYEWFMSKNEILSVAAFYKEINDPINQVVAFDATGTQRFFRTGDKAEVLGFEAEIRKNIIMENNEDNQDPKLSVGLNATYIHTKQDLYESIDGSLFDVSFPNTSEEELQGASPFIINADISYSPTFGNYKPNANLVFSYFSDRIDALGSGQLGNVIEKGLANLDLIIQNKISDKFEINFSARNLINPTVQYLRQGTSIGDVLVTSPNGKDVTNYERGIDLTLQLKYKF, encoded by the coding sequence ATGAAGACACTATACTTAATTTTTGCTTTACTAATAACATCAGTTACTTTAGCTCAAAACGAAGGTTCTATCGTAGGAAAGTTAACCGATAAAGAATACAATGATGAGCCATTAGCTTTTGCTAATGTTTTAATTAAAGGAACCACTACGGGGACTACTTCTGATTTTGACGGACTCTATACATTTGAAAAATTAGATCCAGGAAGCTATACATTGGTGTTTAGTTTTGTAGGCTATGAGACCCAAGAAATCACAGTTGATGTAGTTGCAGGAAAGGTAACCGAAGTCAATGTGCCTATGGGTGCAAATTCTTCTTTGGATGAAATTATTATTACCACAACCACTAGAAAAGAGAGTCAAGCAGCTTTATTGCTAGACCAAAAGAAAGCGACCGAAATCAAACAAAGTATTGGCGCTATAGAATTGGCTCAAAAAGGGGTAAGTAACGCGGCAGGAGCAATTGCCAAGATCTCTGGGGTTTCCAAACAAGAGGGATCTAGCAACGTATATGTACGTGGATTAGGAGATCGTTACCAAAACACAACACTTAACGGCTTGTCTTTACCGTCTAATGATATCAATAAGAAAAACATTAATTTAGATTTATTTACTACAGACATTATAGAGAATGTATCTATAAGCAAGGCCTATTCTTCTCGTTTCTATGGCGATTTCTCTGCAGGAAATGTTGACATCACATCAAAAGATTACAAAGGAAATGGTTTCTTCGATTTTGGAGTAGGGTCATCAATAAACACCAATGCTGTAGACAAGAGTTTTGTTAAAAGCGAAGGCACCAGCTATTTTGGATACTATAATAGATATGACAATAATCCTTTTGCAGTAGTGCTTTCACATGGGGTGGATCCAGTTGAGGGAGGTACACCAATTGGTGTTGATTACGGAGGATCGTTTGGTAAATCATTTGACTTGGGAGAAAATTCTCGTTTGAGCTTTTATGGTACAGGGTCTTTTTCTAACGGATACCAGTACAGAAGAGGTCTTACAAGAGATTACACCAATGTTGAGAAAAAATCTTTCGGAGATTCTGAAGAATATGAATATACAACCCAAACCACCGGGATGGCTACTGTAAACTACAAAATAGATAGCTCAAACTCTTTAAAATTCAATTCATTGTTTATCAACAGCTCATCAGATAAGGTAGGCTACTTTGGTATCGATGGACAAGGACGAAATAGAGATGGTATTGTAAGTACAGATGAAGGTTTCTATCAAATGAACGTTCAATTCAATCAAAATCTAATTTATGTAAATCAGCTTACTGGTAATCACAAATTTGATGATCTTGAGGTTGATTGGGGTATTGGCGCTAACGTTGTTAATGCACATGAACCAGACAGAAAACGTATCTCTTTAGAGAACTATGATACCTTATTTGATAATGATCCAAATACGAACCCAACCTTCTACAGTAACGTTGATTTTGACAACCAAAGGTATTTTCAAAACATTAAGGATGAAGAATTAAACGGAAGAATCAATCTCGCCTATACTCCAACGGAGAAAATCAAATTAAACTTTGGATACAATGGTCGTAACAAAGAGCGCGATTTTGACAATAGCCGTTATGGTTATGACATCTTAAGCTCAGCTTCTCAAGTTGAAGATGTCAATAATTTTAATAATTTCTTTTCACTAAATAACCTTCAGATTAACCCTAGTGGTCAAGGGTTATATGAAATCAAAGTTTTTAGACCTATCCCAACATCTGCCGATGGAAATCAAACTTTAGGCAACACCAATAGACCTGGTTTAAAGGAAAATACATATAAAGGAAAACTTGATGTTTATGCTGGCTACTTTAATACCGAATTAAAGGCTGGTGAAAAATGGCTTTTTGTCCCTGGAATACGTGTAGAATCTTTTACACAAGAGATAAATTACGACGTCATCAACCAAGGTAATAGTGGTATTGGAAGCCGTTCTTTTTCAGATGTGGTTTATTTACCTAGTTTAAACATTAAATATGCCTTAAATGAGGATCAAAATTTAAGATTTACGGCAAGTAAAACCATGTCCTTACCAGAATTTAAGGAAGTAGCTCCCTTTGTATATGAAGGCGTATCCCAAAGGATTGGAGGTAATCCAGACGTTTTAGGATATTCTAAAATCTACAATCTTGACTTAAAGTATGAGTGGTTTATGAGCAAAAACGAAATATTATCTGTTGCTGCTTTTTATAAAGAAATTAATGACCCTATCAACCAAGTAGTCGCTTTTGATGCTACAGGTACACAACGGTTTTTTAGAACCGGTGACAAAGCTGAAGTTTTAGGGTTTGAAGCTGAAATACGCAAAAATATTATCATGGAGAATAATGAAGATAATCAAGACCCTAAACTATCTGTTGGTTTAAATGCAACTTACATACACACCAAACAAGATTTGTATGAATCTATAGACGGGAGCTTATTTGATGTGAGTTTTCCTAATACTTCCGAAGAAGAATTGCAAGGTGCCTCTCCATTTATCATTAATGCAGACATTAGCTATTCTCCAACTTTTGGTAATTACAAACCGAATGCCAACCTCGTGTTTTCCTACTTCTCAGATAGAATTGATGCTTTAGGATCTGGCCAATTAGGTAACGTTATAGAAAAGGGATTAGCAAATCTTGATTTGATCATTCAAAATAAAATTTCAGATAAATTCGAAATCAATTTTTCAGCAAGAAATCTTATCAATCCAACAGTTCAATATCTAAGACAAGGCACTTCTATTGGCGATGTTTTAGTGACTTCTCCAAACGGCAAAGATGTCACAAATTATGAGCGCGGCATTGATTTAACCTTACAACTCAAGTATAAATTTTAA
- a CDS encoding toxin-antitoxin system YwqK family antitoxin, with amino-acid sequence MNMTRIFTVVLLFTASFAFAQDQLKPKVEKMGDLTAVTYYHDNGAIAQYGTFNQQGKLQGVWTSFDAEGNKTMVGNYDNNKKVGKWLLWSDNTLREVEYVDSRVASVSEWQDKVQLAINN; translated from the coding sequence ATGAATATGACAAGGATTTTTACAGTAGTATTACTGTTTACAGCAAGTTTCGCTTTCGCACAAGACCAGTTAAAGCCAAAAGTAGAAAAGATGGGTGACCTAACTGCAGTAACTTATTACCATGATAATGGTGCTATTGCACAATACGGAACATTTAATCAGCAAGGAAAATTGCAAGGTGTTTGGACGAGTTTTGATGCCGAAGGAAACAAAACGATGGTAGGTAACTATGACAACAATAAGAAAGTTGGGAAGTGGTTATTATGGTCAGACAATACGCTAAGAGAAGTAGAGTATGTTGACTCTAGAGTAGCATCAGTAAGCGAATGGCAAGATAAAGTACAGCTAGCAATTAATAACTAA